Proteins co-encoded in one Pseudomonadota bacterium genomic window:
- the xseB gene encoding exodeoxyribonuclease VII small subunit — protein sequence MAKGVSTQQGVTLESVLSGESSDEQLRALSFEQALKLLEEVVASVENGTLPLDRAIGSYEKGSVLVQHLRKLLAGAEEKLRVLNQVE from the coding sequence ATGGCCAAAGGAGTAAGTACACAGCAGGGCGTTACGCTAGAGAGCGTTTTATCGGGTGAGTCGAGCGATGAGCAGCTTCGAGCATTGTCGTTTGAGCAGGCGCTCAAGCTACTTGAAGAGGTGGTGGCATCGGTTGAGAACGGCACGTTACCGCTCGACCGCGCCATCGGATCTTATGAGAAGGGCAGCGTGTTGGTGCAACACTTGAGGAAGTTGTTGGCCGGTGCTGAGGAGAAGCTGCGCGTTCTTAATCAGGTGGAGTAG